A region from the Deinococcus reticulitermitis genome encodes:
- the pyrH gene encoding UMP kinase, with amino-acid sequence MFKRVLLKLSGEFLANENGFGINPDTTAQLARLIVGALRGSEVELAVVIGGGNLWRGARNGQGMDPATADYIGMLGTVMNAMALQDAMESAGQPTRVMTAIQMQAVAEPYIRRRAMRHLEKGRVVILGGGNGAPFFTTDTTATLRALEIGAEAVFYAKNMVDGVYDSDPRKNPQARKLDQLTHREVVERRLEVMDATALTLCMDKNLPLVVFDIFQAGNLERLLRGERVGTLIQS; translated from the coding sequence ATGTTCAAACGTGTTTTGCTCAAGCTTTCGGGCGAATTTCTGGCCAACGAGAACGGCTTCGGCATCAATCCCGACACCACGGCGCAGCTCGCCCGCCTGATCGTGGGAGCGCTGCGCGGCAGCGAAGTCGAGCTCGCGGTCGTGATCGGCGGCGGCAACCTGTGGCGCGGCGCCCGCAACGGCCAGGGCATGGACCCGGCCACGGCGGACTACATTGGCATGCTCGGCACGGTAATGAACGCCATGGCACTGCAAGACGCGATGGAAAGCGCCGGGCAGCCCACGCGCGTGATGACCGCCATTCAGATGCAGGCGGTCGCCGAGCCCTACATCCGCCGCCGCGCGATGCGGCACCTCGAAAAAGGCCGGGTGGTGATCCTGGGCGGCGGCAACGGCGCACCCTTTTTCACGACCGACACGACCGCCACGCTGCGCGCCCTGGAAATTGGGGCCGAAGCCGTGTTCTATGCCAAGAACATGGTGGACGGCGTCTACGACTCCGACCCGCGCAAGAACCCGCAGGCCCGCAAGCTCGACCAGCTCACGCACCGCGAGGTCGTGGAACGCCGCCTGGAGGTGATGGACGCCACCGCCCTGACGCTGTGCATGGATAAGAACCTGCCGCTGGTGGTGTTCGACATCTTCCAGGCCGGCAACCTGGAGCGGCTGCTGCGCGGCGAGCGGGTCGGCACCC
- the tsf gene encoding translation elongation factor Ts yields MMESIKKLREMTGAGMMDVKKALADAEGNEEKAVALLRERGIAKAVKKGDREAKEGLVRFAIHGNKAAMVEVNSETDFVARNADFQALVEKLAQAALEAGTNDLETFKNHDLGGETAGEAVAAAAGRIGENLVLNRVAYLEGEQVAGYVHSNGKIGVLVDLTGAQEAQAKDVALHVAAERPQYLTRDEVESGDIEKEREILTNKALAEGKPQQIVEKIVQGQIGKFYQERVLPEQTFVKDNSMTVAKYLGDATVRRFVRFEIGS; encoded by the coding sequence ATGATGGAATCGATCAAGAAGCTGCGCGAGATGACCGGCGCGGGCATGATGGACGTGAAAAAGGCCCTGGCCGACGCCGAGGGCAACGAAGAGAAGGCCGTGGCTCTGCTGCGCGAGCGCGGCATCGCCAAGGCGGTCAAGAAGGGCGACCGCGAGGCCAAAGAGGGCCTGGTGCGTTTCGCGATTCATGGCAACAAGGCCGCGATGGTGGAAGTAAACAGCGAAACCGACTTCGTGGCGCGCAACGCGGACTTCCAGGCGCTCGTGGAGAAGCTCGCGCAGGCCGCGCTCGAGGCCGGCACGAACGACCTCGAAACCTTCAAGAACCATGACCTCGGCGGCGAGACGGCGGGCGAGGCGGTCGCGGCGGCGGCAGGCCGGATCGGCGAGAACCTCGTGCTCAACCGCGTGGCGTATCTCGAAGGCGAGCAGGTCGCCGGCTACGTGCACTCCAACGGCAAGATCGGCGTGCTCGTCGACCTGACCGGCGCCCAGGAAGCCCAGGCCAAAGACGTGGCGCTGCATGTGGCCGCCGAACGTCCCCAGTACCTCACCCGCGACGAGGTGGAGTCGGGCGACATCGAGAAAGAGCGCGAGATCCTGACCAACAAGGCGCTCGCCGAGGGCAAGCCCCAGCAGATCGTGGAAAAGATCGTGCAGGGCCAGATCGGCAAGTTCTACCAGGAGCGGGTGCTGCCCGAGCAGACCTTCGTCAAGGACAACTCCATGACGGTCGCCAAGTACCTCGGCGACGCCACGGTGCGTCGATTCGTCCGCTTCGAGATCGGCTCGTAA
- the rpsB gene encoding 30S ribosomal protein S2, protein MSYISMKQLLEAGVHFGHETKRWNPRFKKFIFAERNGIFIIDLQKTLKQVDRSFDYIKDLAERGGVILFVGTKKQAQEIVELEARRTGMPFVTSRWLGGMLTNFKTMRTRIDRLNELDDLFESERINDRPKAERIQLASERERLLRFVGGIRKMNRLPDAIFVVDPTKEVIAVQEANKLGIPVIALADTDSDPDVIDYIVPGNDDAIRSIQLITHRIGDLLVEARGGNEDVGRAEELSPEAEAAEQGEQGDTAQLTSSQGRS, encoded by the coding sequence GTGTCGTACATCAGCATGAAGCAGCTGCTCGAAGCCGGGGTTCACTTCGGTCACGAGACCAAGCGCTGGAACCCGCGCTTCAAGAAGTTCATCTTCGCCGAGCGCAACGGGATTTTCATCATCGACCTGCAAAAGACCCTCAAGCAGGTCGACCGCTCGTTCGACTACATCAAGGACCTCGCCGAGCGCGGCGGCGTGATTCTCTTTGTCGGCACCAAGAAGCAGGCGCAGGAAATCGTGGAGCTTGAAGCCCGGCGCACCGGCATGCCCTTCGTCACGAGCCGCTGGCTCGGCGGCATGCTCACCAACTTCAAGACGATGCGCACCCGCATCGACCGCCTGAACGAGCTCGACGACCTGTTCGAGTCCGAGCGCATCAACGACCGCCCCAAGGCCGAGCGCATCCAGCTGGCCTCCGAGCGCGAGCGGCTGCTGCGTTTCGTCGGCGGCATCCGCAAGATGAACCGCCTCCCTGACGCGATTTTCGTGGTGGACCCCACCAAAGAAGTGATCGCGGTGCAGGAAGCGAACAAGCTCGGGATTCCTGTGATCGCGCTCGCCGACACCGACTCGGACCCCGACGTGATCGACTACATCGTGCCCGGCAACGACGACGCGATCCGCTCCATCCAGCTCATCACGCACCGCATCGGCGACCTGCTCGTCGAGGCGCGCGGAGGCAACGAGGACGTGGGCCGCGCCGAGGAACTCAGCCCCGAGGCCGAGGCTGCCGAGCAGGGCGAACAGGGCGACACCGCCCAGCTCACCAGCAGCCAGGGCCGCAGCTAA
- a CDS encoding ABC transporter permease — protein MKWADLWQLAWRGLTRRPVRTTLTTLGITVAVASMVIFLSLGEGLRQVFTAELGGIGPDVQVSLSGFTQGLAPSPNLPETAVRDISALAPELGIRAVTPVVMTVRGSLDVSQSTVLYGLPAAQGIRAVFPNVDAAQGRVLSAADEGQGVAVLGAKAAENLRLSLGSTLNLNRRNQVKVVGVLAPESGLTDSFIFLPIRTLQRAEGAEGRVSLVAVKLDDPRRARAVADTLAERLSLEASTQSDFLSFVERALRISDAVRFGISLIALIVGGLAVANTVMMGVFERTREFGTLRALGARPSFVRSLVLTESLLLSLLGGAGGLLLGLAGIGVVNLYTQNLAGIDAAALTPRLTLLALAISLLLGLFSGLLPARNASRLQITEALGRV, from the coding sequence ATGAAGTGGGCCGACCTGTGGCAACTCGCCTGGCGCGGGCTGACGCGCCGCCCGGTCCGCACTACCCTGACCACCCTCGGCATCACCGTGGCGGTGGCGAGCATGGTGATTTTCCTGTCGCTCGGGGAGGGCCTGCGTCAGGTCTTTACCGCCGAGCTCGGCGGCATCGGGCCGGATGTGCAGGTGAGCCTGAGCGGTTTTACCCAGGGTCTGGCGCCCTCACCCAACCTACCCGAGACGGCGGTGAGGGACATCTCGGCGCTGGCCCCTGAACTCGGGATCAGGGCGGTCACGCCGGTGGTCATGACGGTGCGCGGCAGCCTCGACGTGTCGCAGAGCACCGTGCTCTACGGCCTGCCCGCCGCGCAGGGCATCCGGGCCGTCTTTCCCAATGTGGACGCCGCGCAGGGCCGGGTGCTGAGTGCTGCCGACGAGGGGCAGGGCGTCGCGGTGCTCGGGGCGAAGGCCGCCGAAAACCTGCGGCTCTCGCTGGGCAGTACCCTGAATCTCAACCGCCGCAATCAGGTCAAGGTGGTGGGCGTCCTCGCGCCAGAATCCGGCCTGACGGACTCGTTCATCTTCCTCCCGATTCGCACGCTGCAAAGGGCGGAAGGCGCCGAGGGCCGCGTCTCGCTCGTCGCGGTCAAGCTCGACGATCCCCGGCGGGCGCGCGCGGTGGCCGACACGCTGGCCGAGCGCCTGAGCCTCGAGGCCTCGACCCAGTCGGATTTCCTGAGCTTCGTCGAGCGGGCACTGCGGATCAGTGACGCCGTGCGCTTCGGCATCTCGCTGATCGCGCTGATCGTGGGCGGGCTCGCCGTCGCCAACACCGTGATGATGGGCGTCTTCGAGCGGACCCGCGAGTTCGGTACGCTGCGCGCCCTGGGCGCCCGGCCCTCCTTCGTGCGCTCGCTCGTGCTGACCGAGTCGCTGCTGCTCTCGCTGCTCGGTGGCGCGGGCGGCCTGCTGCTCGGGCTCGCCGGGATTGGGGTCGTCAACCTCTACACGCAGAACCTCGCCGGGATCGACGCGGCGGCGCTCACGCCCCGGCTGACCCTGCTCGCGCTGGCGATCAGCCTGCTGCTCGGGCTCTTCTCGGGGCTGCTGCCCGCGCGCAACGCCAGCCGCCTCCAGATCACCGAAGCGCTCGGGCGGGTCTGA
- a CDS encoding ComF family protein, producing MLDLLRLLLPQRCPGCGGQLGREPGLCRTCRGRLRPQVEEHSPLSPRAEPHLVTLGRYAGVTRRAVRALKYSGARDVAQPLGQVLAAGVPASWAVQAVVPVPLHPSRQRQRGYNQAELLARAVAAELGVPVLPLLVRTRATAQQARQHAAGRRSNLAGAFAVRGALPGGSLLLLDDVLTTGNTLLACRDALDAAGAGPLKYAAVAR from the coding sequence ATGCTCGATCTCCTGCGGCTGCTGCTTCCTCAACGCTGCCCGGGTTGCGGCGGGCAGCTCGGGCGCGAGCCTGGCCTCTGCCGCACCTGCCGCGGCCGCTTGCGCCCCCAGGTCGAGGAACATTCACCGCTCAGCCCACGCGCCGAGCCGCACCTTGTCACCCTCGGGCGCTACGCGGGGGTCACGCGGCGGGCGGTGCGCGCGCTGAAGTACAGTGGAGCCCGGGACGTGGCGCAGCCGCTGGGGCAAGTGCTCGCAGCGGGCGTTCCGGCGAGTTGGGCGGTGCAGGCGGTGGTGCCGGTGCCGCTGCACCCTTCGCGGCAACGCCAGCGCGGCTACAACCAGGCCGAACTCCTGGCGCGGGCGGTCGCCGCCGAACTCGGCGTGCCGGTCTTGCCGCTGCTGGTGCGGACGCGGGCGACCGCGCAGCAGGCCAGGCAGCACGCGGCAGGGCGCCGAAGCAACCTGGCGGGCGCTTTTGCCGTGCGGGGCGCGCTGCCCGGAGGCTCGCTGCTCTTACTCGATGATGTCCTGACCACCGGAAACACTTTATTGGCCTGTCGGGACGCCCTCGACGCGGCCGGCGCAGGCCCCTTGAAGTACGCCGCCGTGGCCCGCTGA